Within Suricata suricatta isolate VVHF042 chromosome 12, meerkat_22Aug2017_6uvM2_HiC, whole genome shotgun sequence, the genomic segment CCCCACAAGATCCTCATCCTGAAGGACCCCTCTTTCAGAAGATTACCTCCCAGAAGACCCCATCGCCAAAGGACCCATcccccccaggagccctcccacccccacccccaaagacaCTCGCCCCCAGAAGGCCCACCCCAGAAGaaccccagccacccacccatcTCTGCACTTCTGCTTGAGGAGTCTGCTCTCCAtcgcgcccctcccccaccccaccccNNNNNNNNNNNNNNNNNNNNNNNNNNNNNNNNNNNNNNNNNNNNNNNNNNNNNNNNNNNNNNNNNNNNNNNNNNNNNNNNNNNNNNNNNNNNNNNNNNNNgtgagccagggaagggctccGTTAGCGGAGCGAGTTTagaagagggggtgggggctaGCAAAGGGGGAAGACTCGGAGCAAGGCggtggggaggctggaggggcgTGTTAAGGACCCTAAGGcaagggcggggggcgggggtccgCGGCCGGGGGTGGGAGCAGGACTGAGAGCTCGGTCTGCCCACAGGTGGGCCCCTGGAGGTGGAGCCCCCAGACCCGGTGGTGGCGGTGTCCCTGGGCGGGTCGCGGCAGCTCACCTGCCGGCTGGCCTGCCCCGGCCACCAGGCCCCCTCGGTGCAGTGGCGGGGCCTGGACACCAGCCTGGGCGCAGTGAGGTCAGATGCAGGCAGCAGCGTCCTTTCCATGCACAATGCCTCCCTGTCTGCGGCAGGCACCCGCGTGTGCGTGGGCTCCTGCGGGAACCTGACCTTCCAGCGGACCGTGCAGGTCCTGGTGTTCGGTGAGCTCCCCCGACCCACGCGGCTCCGGCACATTCCTGCCAGCCAGCAGCCCTGCCTCGCTCTGTCCTGATACCACCTTTTCCTGGGAGCCTTCCCAGATTGCCCAGCCACGCCCCTCCAAAGACTGCATCAGCTCAGCCTGGGTCACTCATaaatcccttccctcctctcttcacCCTCACCCCCGTCCCCTCACCTGACTCCTGCCCTTTCTGCTCTGGCCCCTCTTCAGCATCTTACCTTCTAGATGCACAAGCTGTGGCCTCTGGGTCTTCCCCTGACCCTATGCACCAGCACCCCCCTACTCATCCCTTGGCCCCACCCTCAAGTCCCCTCCTCAGAGCCCAGTACTGGCCCTGTTGGCTATGCCCACCTGGCTCCAACCCTCTGTCCGCAGCATTCCCAGCCCAGCTGACGGCCTCCCCAGTAGCCCTGGTGGCCAAGCAGGACCGGGAGGTAGCCTGCACAGCCCACAATGTCACACCCATCAGCCCCGAAGCCCTCTCCTTGTCCCTGCTCCTGGGGGGCCGAGAACTGGAGGGGGTGCAGGCCCTGGGCCGCGATGTGGAGGAGGAGCCTCAGCAAGGTGAGGACCCGCTGTTCCGAGTGACAGAGCGCTGGCTGCTGCCTGGCCTgggcacccccgccccgcccgccctcCACTGCCAAGCAACCATGAAGCTGCCTGGCCTGGAGCTGAGCCACCAGCACCCCATTCCAGGTGAGCCTGCACTCAGTGTCCCCAGGAGTAGGTGAAGTCACGCCAACCCAGTGCGACCCAGGGGCTCTTCTGGaatcctggcccctcccctcccctgctgtgtccCTGTGTGGACCAGTCACAACCCCCACAGCAGGTGGGGGTATCGAATACCAGAGTGATGCTCCTTagtcatttattcagtcatttaacagatttcctgagcacctacccTGTGTcagaccgcccccccccacccattcCTGTCCAGCTTTGCCCACAGTCCTccagggctcccacctccctcgGGGCCAAAAACCCATATCCTCTCTGCATTCATGGCCCTGAATGACCTGCTGtcacctcctccctcttcccccatcaCACCTCTCCAGCCACAGGAGCCTCCCAGCTGCTCCTCCAACGGGCCAGGCATGGTCCCTGCCTCAGGCCCTTTACCCATGCTGCCTCTCCACTgggaatgctcttcccccagcTCTGTCCATTGCTCCATCACTCACTTTCCTCAGTTTGCTTTCCTAGTGAGGCTTTTCCTGACCTGTCTAAAGGGTCAAAGCACCATTATTTCCCTTACAtattatgtatgtgtacacacacatatgcacacacacggGCCATGTGACTTATTGTATATTCTTTGGCATTTTTTTATCAATGTTTGGCATCctgtattttctctattttttttcccattgtctgTCTCCTCTATTATTGGCTTCACTGAGCTAGGAATAAGTTTTATTCACGGCTATGTCCCCAGTGGCTAAAACAGTGCCcaacacatagtaggtattcaacaGATACATTccaaatgaatggatggatggacggatggacagatgaaatcacaatgcctggcacatagtaggtacacagtaaatacttgctgaatgaatgaacaaatgaaaacatttaacttGGGGCTAAgaatacagcaggtgctcagttcATATTAGACATTATGAATCTAACAAACGTGTCTAATATGGGCCAGGCCCTACCCACATCATGAAGCCCCTGGCAGCCTCTCACTAAAAAGCACCAATCCCTTCTCCAACGGGACACCCTGAAACTCACGTTCCTGCGCTTGAGGTCATTGGGGTGGGGCTAAGAGCAAGGGAGCTCCCAGGGGAATCGGTTGGAAGGGGTGGGGCgctgggagggggtggcaggAGGGCACACAGAGAGGCCACTGGATTTGAGATATTTTCTGGTAAGATGTACAAACCCCTCCTTGGGGCTCGGCCCCCCCAGCACGAGGAACAGAGCAGAAAGCTCCAGCACCCCTTCACTTTGTCGGGGACCGCTGCCCTCTGTCCACCTGCCAGTCCTACAATtcataatacccagtgctcccCAAGCCCAGCCTCTGATCACTCTCCATGGCACCCCAAAGAGGGGTGGCTCTCACCCCCTTTACCGCTGAAGAAATTGAGGTGCAGAGGTTCAGAAGCTCACTCAGAGTGGGGAGGGAACCAAGACAGACCCTGGCCCCACTCCTACCCACTGGGATACCCCTCGATTTGCCCAAGTGGCCCAAGATGGGGCTTCAACAGCTCTGGTCAAACCCTGTGGTCTAAATGGaaaggcaggcaggagaggggaccTGGAGCAGGAGAAAAAACAACCCACCTGTTTTCCAGTTCTGCGTTGGCTGACCTCCCTGGAGCCCCCTGTAAGGACCTCCCTGGAGCCCCCTGTAAGGACCTCCCCGGAGCCCCCTGTAAGGACCTCCCCGGAGGCCGCCCCAGAGCTGAGCTCCACCCACAGCCCCAGGAGTCCTGAGAGCAGCTCCAGCGGGCCCTGTCGACTTGAGATACACCAGGCACCAGCACCAGGGGGTCTGGAACTACTGTGCGAGGCAGCCTGTGGCCCTGGTCTGTCAGTGAGCTGGACCCAGGCCCCCGGGGGGCTCGAAGCCTACGAGAGGCGGGAGGCTGGGGCCCTGGCTTGGCTGAGAGTGCTGTCGGCCAGGTGCAACCCTGAAGGCTGGTTTCGGTGTCGCCTGGACCCAGGGGGCCAGATGGCCAGCCTCTACCTGGTCCCTGAAATCTGTGAGTTCTGGGGGCTAGGGTGGGGGCTTGGGGGCACCTCAGAGGGAGAGAAGTCTTGTATCAAGACCTCAGACAAAGAATGGTCCTGCCCAGCTTCAGTTTCCCAAGCTGTCCCGTGGGCGTCCCCCACACTTACCTGGCAGTGCAAGGACTATAAATTTAAGGGACTGTGTCGATTTCACAGCACTCTGCAAACTCTATAAACTTTATAGCCCATAACAGCTTATGGAATAGAATACAGCCACTTAGGTCATTTCCAATTTTATCGTAGCCACATTCAGAAGTATAAATGAGACGtcttacattcctttttttttttccccaaactaaGCCCTCAAAACCTGGTGTGAATTTCATACTGAGACACTTTCCATTCAGACTCGCCATATTTCAAACACTGGCGTGGTGGGCGGCCACCTCACTGGACAGCCCATTTCCAACGACAAGGTCCTATTTCAAAAGATTCTCTCCAAAGTCCTTTGGATAGTCCAGTAGCTTTTGTGCATTTCAAAAGACATTCTAAACCGTGAAGTCCTTTGTAAAGTTTCAGGGAACTCAGTAAATGTGGAGGTCCCAGCAGATTCTCCTAAGCTTCTCCCCCAAACCCACAAAGAGGGGTTCAGAGctcctgtcccttccttctcTAGGTCCGCCGGCAACATCCGCAGCCCTGTGGACAGGCGGCGTGGTGCTGGGGCTGCTCTTCCTGGCCTTCCTTACCCGTCGACTGTGGAAACGCTGCAGGCCTGCTGGCTGACCACCAAACCCCAGCAGGTTGCTCTGGGCCCCTGCCCCACACAGACTGAGTTGAGGACTGGCAGTGCCCCCTCCTGAAGTGGCCTTCCACTCAGTTGCAGCCAGAGGACATTTGCAGGGTTCTGGATCCACATGGTTGAGAGCTGACCATGACCTGCTCTCCCTGATGGTCAGCATCTGAGTCTCCCCTCAGTGGGACCCCTGGGGACCCACCCCGCAATGGTCCAGAGCTGGGGAATAAAGAGCATGTGGTCTGACCTCGGTGCTTTCTGTGGTATTACCAGGATGCGGGGATCTCCAACACAGCTCCGACTACCCTCTACACTGGGCAGCTCCCCTGAGAGGTGGGGATGgacaggcaccccacccccacttggcCAGGGTTGGGGGAAAGGGAGCAACAGGGAGCGTGGGTTCTGCCCAGGTGGGAGAACACAACTGTTTGTGTCTCCCCCTGGATGTGGGAACACTGAAACTTGAGAGTAACTAGGAGACCTCAAAACAAGTGGGGACAAATATGGGGGGAGCAGGGGCGGAGTGtgagcagagacacagaagcgGCTTGCTaaagaaaattttctctctcctggggTGGCTTGGGGGCTAAgtcggtggggtgggggtgggggaaaggcgAGGGAGAGGCTGGAAATGAGATCAGCAGGTGTAAGGCTGCAGATGCTGAGGATTCCGCCTGTGGGCACTGCGAAGCTACGGGAGAGGTCAGAGCTTCAGGGGCTGTGGTGTGAGCCCTCTGGTGGTGAGGAAAGGTAACACCATGGGACGGGGAAATGGGAGCCTTGGTTGCTCCTCTCTTTCAGCAAGCCCTGGGAACTCAGAGCAGACGCCCCAGCTCATCCTGGTCGGTGGCCGGCGGGGGAGAGGGCACCTCTCCCCACCGGGTAAGCTAGAAACTCAGACGGAGACTGGACTAGGGTGAAGGCCAGGCTGAGCACAAAGGCTCAGCGGAAAATCAGAAGACGGGGCTGGGGCGGCGCCCAGTCCTGGAGTTGGAGCAATCCCTGCACACGCTCAGCCAGGCTTCGCTGATAACCAAGGAAACCGGTTGCCAGGGGACCATTCTAATGAAGGACTCGCCCACTATCAAGATGGCAAGCAATCCGGCTTCAGGCCGGAAACTATGCTCTTCCTAGAGAGCCATTTTGGAGTCTGGTAAAATTCAGGTTTCGGACCTAAGCCTGGAAAGCTATCCAACACACGTGAAAAGGAACCCAGAGGGAGAGTGCCAATTAAAACCTAGGGGGGTAAGCAGACCGCTCCAGTTATTTGCCAGAGTCTTCCAGCAGGATCCCGGCGTCCTCTGCCCTTAACCAAGATGGCCGTCCCGAAGCGCCCGCGCACTGTGGAATACGGCGGCGCTTCCGGTCCCGCTGCCCTCCGCGAAGATGGCGGCAGTGGAGAAGCGGCGGCCGGCCGTGGCTCCGGCGGCCAATTTCACCGACAGCGGCCGGCCGGCGGGGCCCCGGGCAGCAGCCACGGCCGAGAGCGAGGAGGACTTCCTGCGGCAGGTCGGCGTGACGGAGATGCTGCGCGCGGCTCTGCTGAAAGTGCTGGAGGCGCGGCCCGAGGAGCCGATCGCCTTCCTGGCGCACTACTTCGAGAACATGGGCCTGCGCTCGCCTGCAAACGGCGGCGCCGGGGAGCCGCCGGGCCAGCTCCTGCTGCAGCAGCAGCGCCTGGGCCGCGCGCTGTGGCACCTTCGCCTGGCTCATCACTCCCAGAGgtgcggggcggggccgggccggggccgCTGCGGGCCTGGAGCCCCAGCTGGCTGCCCGCAGGCGTGCTGGGCACTGCGGTCTGCACGCCTCCCGGCGGGGGGTGGGCCAAGGCGGCGCgggtgggggtggcaggtggCCGGCGCCTGTAGTTCTCGCCGGCCTCGTGTGTTGTGATGCCTTTCTGCAGGTGCCGAGTTTCCCCTTGCAGTCCACGCCACTTTTAAAAATCACGGAGCCCAGAGAGGACTTCACCCAAACTCACGGAGCGAGACCTCCCAGCCAGGTCCTTCCAAGCTAGGTTTTTCCTAGATGCGTTGTTACTAGCGTCGTTGCATCCCTATCCATTAGGCCAGAAACTGGATAGTTATAGAGCTGGGCGGTGGAGTTACCCAAGGCTCCTACCCTCGGAAGCAGCTGCTAGGGGGCAGGAGAGGTGTCCAGAAAAAGGCTTGCTTTCGGCACAGGGAAAGGTGCTGCAGGCACGAAGCCCGCGGGTGCACTGGCCTGGAGGCTGTAGAGCTGCAGTTTGGGACCCACAGGCTACGTAGGCTCCTGGTGGCTGAGGCATGGTAGGGTGGAGGGGATGCTGTCTGCACCGGTACACAGGCCCCGCCCTccaacagttcagagccttggAAGGCGATTGAGGAACATGGGTTGAATGAATGGTCCACATCAGGTGGATTGAGGAGAAGCTTTCTGACATGCACCGCCCACCAGATGAGGTCATGACTGGATGTGGGTGCCTGGGTCTTGGCTGAGGGGAGAGAGGTccctagaagcagagcctgaggcaagcaTCCATGTGTGGGTAATTCTATAAGGGAGTGCTTCCAGAAGAACCCAGGAAAGGAGCGGAAGCCATGCAAGGGAGTGTGTAAGCCTGATCACCAGGGGGTCCCCACGTGTTTCAAGCACCTGTCCACCTTTGGGCAGCCTCCCAAGAGAGTCACGGGTACAGGCTGTCAGGACAGCACAGAGAAGCTGGGAAGGGTCCCAGGTgtgggaagaggtggggggatgggcatcTGAGAAGAGCATATGTGTGCTCTGAACGTGTGCAGGGGCTAGGGTGGGAAGGGCGTCCCAGGCAGCCCACGGGGCCGCCCACTGAGATGGGAGGTCATTGGTTTGAGGAAAGTGTGCAGGGCTGCCTGGGGACTCTTAAGTCAGGCGCTGGGAGAACCTTGCAGCTGGAGAATCAGGCGGGTCTGCACCTGGGACAGGAGGGCGTCAGCTGAGAGGGTGCGAAGGCCTCAGGAAAGCGGAGAAAAGCCCAGGCCCCGACCCTGAGGAGCCCCAGCCTCAGAGAGCCCGCAGAAAAGCATGATCAGGCCACCAGACACGAAGGTGGGAAGTAGAAGAGAGTGGCATCCCGGGACATCTTCCAGAGAGGAACCGTCAGTGGCAGGGCCACCATGTCCAGTTCTTCAGGTCAAGCACTGCATGAGCCATACGCCTACTCACAGAGGAGGATATTTATATGAAGGCTTTTTGCAGAGCCGTTTCCTAATTCGCACATAGGCACTTTGTGGACTGGTGGCGGTCCTGTGTCCAGTGGCCCGTAGCTGAGGGCTGCAAAGTGTCTGTTGGATTTAGGGCCAGGAGGCCTCTATTCCTTTCCTGTGCCTGCtgtaaaaaattaccacaaacttgatggcttcaaacaacagacaTCTGGGGtacttggctgactcagtcagtagagcacgcgactcttgatctcagggttgtaagttcaattCCCCTGCTGGGTGtaagaggttacttaaaaataaaatcttaaaaaaaaccccaaaaaactacACACAGAAAGCTGTTCTCTCACTGTGCTGGAGGCTGAaattctgagatcaaggtgtcggTGTTCCAGGGCCGTGCtccctctggaggctccaggggagggtccttccAGGGTCTCCGGGCGTCCCTCATCCCTCCAGTGTCAgcctccctcctcttctgtgtctctggcctcttctgtctcttctctggaCACTTGGGTTTAGAGCTACCTCAGCTCCACGTCCTAAATCAGTTACCTCTGCAAAGACTGTATTTCCGAATAAGGCCACTCAGGGGTTCGGGATAGATGTGCATTTTGGGAGGACTCTGTGCACGGCAGTGCCGGAGTGTTGGGAGCCGTTGGCTGGAGGCAATTTGGAGCAGCAGGGGCACTGAGGGTTCAGCAAACAAGAGCATGTCTTCCGCTGGCACCGGGGCTCACCTGGGCTCCCCAGACATGGAGCCAGCAGCTAACGCAGAAGCCAGTGCAGTCAGGAGCCCCTGAACCTTGCCTGATGGGCGAAAAGCAGAAGCCAGGCCAGGCCCTTCCCAGTGCAGAAGCCAGGGGTGCCCTGTGAAGCAGGGCAGCTCCACCCCCAGGCGGAGGGGCTGACGGGGTGGGTGGGGCTGTCATCGGCATGAAAGGTTTGGGAAGAAGTCCTCCAAAATCCCCTCGTCCTCTGTCTTCCAAAACCAGAAGTGCTGGCCCTCTGGACTGGCAGTGGTGGCAGTGGTTTCCAATCGGCCAcccctctgccagcctcaagtcCCCAGGAGCACAAGACAACCTTTATGAGACCTGCTGAGGGCCGCCTGGGCActaaggggcaggggcagagtcaGGTCTGGCcagtggggcccctggggcccGCACAATACCGCCAGTAGCAACAGCATGCGTGCCGTCTCCTACGGGCCCCCAGGACCTGGGAGAATGCTCAGAAGGCACCTCTGAGCCCGGATTCCTGAGCTCACTCTGAGCACGGCCATCTGGGGGGCTGGGTACTGTCTCTGGCCTCCACCCACCCAGCGGTAACAATCAGAGTGTCCCCCCAAGGTCACCAAGAGTCACCTAGGGACAGAATCACCCCCATTGAGAACTCCTGGTATAAAGTGAAATGTTTTTGTGTCTTGTTCTGGAGATATTCTACATGACATACacgtatttttaaaacaaacactcaCTCTTTAGTGTGACGTGGACGGAACCCTCAGTCTGTGGCCAGGCCGTGTGACTCCACCTgcggcgtgggggaggggctgctgtgaGGCTAGTGTCCTAGAGGTTGGGTGTCTCCTTCCTCAGCACCCTGCCCGAAACTGTAATTACCTCCTAGGGTGTCTTTCTGTCCACAAGGCCAGGAGTGTAAGACAGAGGCACTGGGCAGCCAGGGCACAGCTCATGCTGAGTGCAGGACAGGCCCTCCCACGTGTGGGGCACTGTTTTAAGTACTTGCCAAGAATTCCATCCTGCCATCCTCGCAAGAGCCCCGCAGTGCAGGGGTTAGGACCCTCGTTCTCCAGACCCCAGGGTGGAGGCCCAGGAGCCCAGTGAACATGGGAGCAGACACGCTCCTGGGGTTTTTCCTGCCAGGCTGTTGCCATCTCGAAGGAGGAGTGAATTTGCTCAAGAGAATTGGAGTCTTCCAATTGGTGTCAGTCAGGAGAAGCCGTGTCAACGCGGCAGTAACAAACAGCTCTGACTCGGAGGACTGCTCCTCACACCTCCGGGGCTGTGCTCACAGACTCTTGCTCAGTCTCTGCAAAGCGCggtggcggcggcagcagcggcgAGCGGACCATGGGGACACCTGGCCTCAAGAGCAGATGTGCATGGCTCCGCTCGCATGTCAGTGGTGGAGACTCCTCACTtcggtggtgggggtggggggcagcgccCTGCGCGTCAGAGGGTGTGGTTGCTGCGTGGAGAGGGCACACAGTGACCCTGGAGATGCCGTGGGCCGGGGCACCAAGGTGCAAGCATGTGAGCCTTCAGGGGCCCCTGAGCCACTGCCAAGTTCCCAACCCACAGACTGAGGCCATAAGCATTTGCTGCCGTTTCAGGCTGCTGGGCTCGGGGGAGTTTGTTACGCAGTGATAGCTCGCTGCTGTGGGCACTAGTGAGCTCCGCGTTCGGTCACAGTGGACCTCCCACGCCTTTTCTCCTCCCAGTGGACGGAGTTAATGTTTCAAGGCCTTGAAACTCCTTCAGGAACCCCtaggggctcagtcgggtaagcagccaagtcttgatttcagttcatttcggctcatgatctcacatttcgtgagtcggagccccacacagggctctgtgcgcACATCacggagcctgtttcggattctctgtttccctctctctgctccttccccacttttgtgctttctctcactctctctcaaaaatgagaccaaaaaaaaaaggctcctgCAAAGGGCTGGTTTGAGGCATCAGCCAGCTAATGTGGGTGAGTTGTGATAAAGGAGTGAGCACCGACAGACGGCATCCACGGCGCTTCCCAGGGGTGGTCTCCCTGACCACCGTTCCAGCACCTTGTGAGGCCCCACgaatgagaagagaaaggggtTTGTAGCCAGACAGAATCCCGGCTGGAAGAGaggccctcccacccctgcccaggctACTGTTCTGtagcctctgggcctcagtttcctcctctggaatGGGGCTGGGATCCACAGAGCCCACTGGGTCAGCACATCCGTCcacaagccccacactgggcagccGTGGTGGCCAGCAatgtactgagcacctgctgcatACGCACCAGCATTTGCTGGGGTCCACTGCTTCCTGGCCCATAGAAAGGTGAGACTTCGTGCCCGGGTCACACAGGAGGTGAGTGGAGCCACTGTGCACCTTCCCTCGCCATAGGGCGGAGCTCCCAGAGAGGATGAGTGTGCACCTCAGGGCTAGCCGGCCCCCTTCTCTCTGGAATCCTTGGCCTGACTGTGACCTAGCACTGAGCCTCAGTACCTATCAGTCATGGTGGAAATGCTAACAGACTACCAGCCACGGAGCACTGGGCCACAGGCCAGGCACTAGGCTGCCAATCCAGTGAGGGAGTGAGACACGGGGTTAaccagccacccaggttccccatgaACCCACTCTGTGCTCCCCGATCAGCTCGTGAAGCCCCAAGCACAGCCAGGATGTGCAGGAGAGCCGGGGCCGTGTCCCCCTCACGCCGACAGCAGGGCCAGCCCCTCTTGGACCGGTGGTTTTGTGCATCAGTCCCTGTTGCAGCCATTCAGCTCTGCCTTTGCAGCAACCACAAGAAGCATGTCAATGGATGCCTGAGGCCAcatgccaataaaactttatttacaaaataggtGGGGGGGGCAGATTTGACCCACAGGTGCAGTTTGCCTACTTTGGGCCCGTGGGGCTGTGACAGAATGGAATAAGCTAACCCATATGAAACACTAGGCTCGCAATTGGCCAAGAGGGACCACCCCATAAGTGTAAGTGTGATTGTTGGGAGGGCCCTGTGGGACAATGCCCATTGGGTGACTCAGCAGACATTTATagtgcacctgctgtgtgccaggcagtgctCTAGGCACTAGGGCTCCTGGGCTGACATTCCGAAAGACATGACACTCCATTAGGACATCTTATGTGGAGTTGGATGATGGTAACTGCCATGAAGAAaagtggaggaggcaggggaTGTCCCCACAGAAAAGGTGACATTTTAGTTAAAAAAGGAGCTAGAGGAGCCGTGGGGAGACCTGGGGGAAGGGCACTCCAGGCAAAGCACATAGTCTGTGCAAAGACCCTGGGGCTCTACCAGGCCTGGTTTGTTGGAGGAAGATCAGTGGGAACAGGAGATTGGGgctggcaggtgggggaggggtccaaGGGCGGTGCCGGGCTCTGCTCAGCTGGCCCAACACTCCTGTCCTGCAGGACGGCCTTCAACAACAATGTTGGCGTGGCCTACGAGTGCCTGAGCGCCAGTGGGCGCAAGAAGAAGCCGGGGCTGGACGGGCGCACCTACAGCGAGCTGCTCAAACGCATCTGCCGGGATGGGGAGGCGCCCGAGGAGGTTGTGGCGCCTCTGCTGCACAAGATCCAGTGCCGGGACCACGAGGCCGTGCCGCTGGGCGTCTTCCGCGCTGGCATGCTCACCTGCTTCGTGCTCCTGGAGTTTGTGGCGCGGGCCGGCGCCCTCTACCAGCTGCTGGAGGACCCCGCCCTGGCTGTGGCTGACCGCCGCGTGGGCCAGGCCGTGCTGGACACCCTGGAGGGGGCCCTGCGGGCCAGCGACGAGGCTGCTGCGCCGGCCTGCTTCCTGGAGGCTGGCTCGCGCCTGGGCCCTGACAGCCTGGCGCTGGCCATGGACCGTGCCTTGGTGGCTCGGCGGCCCAGCTCCCCCATGACCCGGGAGGAGTTCCTGGAGAAGGCTGCCGCCCTCTTCATAGCCAAGGTCAAGCCAGTGGGCTGAGCAACCACACACCTTCCGTGCCCCCTCCACCCAGGCAGCTGGAGGTGTGGCCACCTGCTGCTGGGCAGAGTGCAGGTCTGGGACCAGAACTGGGGTGCCCCTGCATGCAGGGGGAGTGTGGGGAGCCTTCCTCACACCTGCCTTACAACCTGGAATCACGCCCCAGCCCCTTCAGAGGGGAAGCCAAGGGTCCCAGGGAGTGGgtacccccttcccccacccccacaaaggCACCTCTCCTGGGCAGTAATAAAGTCTGTGCTCAAGACTGACCTGGTGTGTGCACTCCCCTACCTCACC encodes:
- the TPGS1 gene encoding tubulin polyglutamylase complex subunit 1; translation: MAAVEKRRPAVAPAANFTDSGRPAGPRAAATAESEEDFLRQVGVTEMLRAALLKVLEARPEEPIAFLAHYFENMGLRSPANGGAGEPPGQLLLQQQRLGRALWHLRLAHHSQRTAFNNNVGVAYECLSASGRKKKPGLDGRTYSELLKRICRDGEAPEEVVAPLLHKIQCRDHEAVPLGVFRAGMLTCFVLLEFVARAGALYQLLEDPALAVADRRVGQAVLDTLEGALRASDEAAAPACFLEAGSRLGPDSLALAMDRALVARRPSSPMTREEFLEKAAALFIAKVKPVG
- the MADCAM1 gene encoding mucosal addressin cell adhesion molecule 1, whose translation is MWTGGPLEVEPPDPVVAVSLGGSRQLTCRLACPGHQAPSVQWRGLDTSLGAVRSDAGSSVLSMHNASLSAAGTRVCVGSCGNLTFQRTVQVLVFAFPAQLTASPVALVAKQDREVACTAHNVTPISPEALSLSLLLGGRELEGVQALGRDVEEEPQQGEDPLFRVTERWLLPGLGTPAPPALHCQATMKLPGLELSHQHPIPVLRWLTSLEPPVRTSLEPPVRTSPEPPVRTSPEAAPELSSTHSPRSPESSSSGPCRLEIHQAPAPGGLELLCEAACGPGLSVSWTQAPGGLEAYERREAGALAWLRVLSARCNPEGWFRCRLDPGGQMASLYLVPEICPPATSAALWTGGVVLGLLFLAFLTRRLWKRCRPAG